A window of Amyelois transitella isolate CPQ chromosome 30, ilAmyTran1.1, whole genome shotgun sequence contains these coding sequences:
- the LOC106142080 gene encoding uncharacterized protein LOC106142080, with protein sequence MVSQAEGYAVHAGYSYHNKCHKCYVCDETDLHNAEVFKGVIFCSSCAQRIFQGCSTARNTKSGDKARRGRSRSKSKSRRRSRSPAKTGPRAKNPIPTGVIELAHLAASVSRSSGRMADLDTFDDSKKLEITTELALQVGKRIYEEPVVENDAWDRLKKDSVEIGVTTEVTQDLLRQMKCPVVENREKRYKSASPTREKRKRNRSDSKPIPISRDKCSDWRIAELGESTEIASMVLKKKSEMPVIIRSLNQLQKELSPHPSCLNRESDVSGDSNEWRVQSSCGEDSERGTGLKDMRVGSFLKIPIRCFKRNILRRSSIIDVMMNSEDDKK encoded by the exons ATGGTATCCCAGGCCGAAGGTTACGCAGTACACGCGGGCTACAGCTACCACAATAAGTGTCATAAGTGct ACGTGTGCGACGAAACTGATCTCCATAATGCTGAGGTGTTTAAAGGCGTTATATTTTGTTCGAGCTGCGCACAACGAATCTTCcag GGATGCTCCACGGCTCGCAACACCAAAAGCGGAGACAAGGCGAGACGCGGGAGATCACGGTCCAAGTCCAAGTCTAGGAGGCGGTCGCGTTCACCA GCTAAAACCGGACCACGTGCTAAGAACCCAATTCCGACGGGCGTCATCGAGTTGGCACACCTAGCTGCCTCTGTCAGCCGCAGCAGTGGACGCATGGCCGATTTGGACACATTTGATGACAG TAAAAAACTAGAAATCACCACTGAATTGGCGTTGCAAGTTGGGAAACGAATTTACGAAGAACCAGTGGTTGAG AACGATGCTTGGGATCGCCTCAAAAAAGATAGTGTAG agatTGGTGTAACTACGGAAGTCACCCAGGATCTTCTTCGCCAGATGAAATGTCCAGTGGTTGAAAATCGTGAGAAGAG GTACAAGTCGGCTTCACCCACGCGGGAGAAACGCAAGCGCAATAGAAGCGATAGCAAGCCT ATTCCCATATCTCGAGATAAATGCAGTGACTGGAGAATAGCAG AATTGGGAGAGTCGACAGAAATAGCTAGTATGGTGCTAAAGAAAAAATCTGAAATGCCAGTCATTATAAGATCACT GAACCAATTACAGAAGGAGCTATCTCCCCACCCGTCGTGCCTGAATCGTGAATCGG ATGTCTCCGGGGATAGCAACGAGTGGAGAGTCCAGTCTTCTTGTGGAGAAGATTCTGAGAGAGG aacGGGGTTGAAAGATATGCGTGTTGGaagttttttgaaaattcccaTAAGATGTT